DNA sequence from the Buchnera aphidicola str. Ua (Uroleucon ambrosiae) genome:
TCAAATTCAGAAAGATTTGGAGTTAATAAACTAGCTCCAGAATATTTATCAAAATTTAAACCCTTCGGATCTATCAGTATAGGAATAGACATTTTTTTTGTAAAATGAATTATTTGTTTTATATTTTTTAAGGTTCCTTTTGCATAATCTGATAATACTAAAATTTTATATTTTGATAATGAATCAAGAATTTTTTGATGTAAAATATCTATATCATTAGTAAAATATTGTTCTTGTAAATCTACTCTCAGTAATTGTTTTTCGTCTGATAAAATTCTAATTTTAGTAATAGTTTTATTATTTTTGATAGAAATTAAGTCATAATAAATTTTAATATGATTCAGTAATCTTTTTAATATTAATCCTTCATAGTCCATACCAATAAATCCAATGATTTTACAAAAACCTCCAATTTCTGCAATATTTTTAGCTACATTAGCAGCACCTCCTGGTTGTTCTTTAATTTTTTTAATGGGTATTATTGGAGTATTATTTTCGAGTAGCTTACAATGATTTTTACTATACCAATAGCAGTCTAATATTAGATCTCCAACAACTAGAATAAGTGAATTATTAAAATTAATTAATTTTTTTTTCATAATTTGCTCTTTATAAATAAATATTATTTTAAATATCAAAATGTAATATTATTCTTAATAAGATATAGTGTAATTAATATTTAAATTGACAATTGAAATTAATAAGATAATTTTTTATATATTATCTGTTATCTTATTACAATATTTAATTATTTAAAATAAAAAATAATTATTACAGTAATTGATTTTTATTTTTTATAGAATAAATTTTGATTATTTTAGTGTGAGATCTTAAATATGAAGATATATTTAGTAGGAGGAGCAGTTCGTGATTCATTATTAAATTTACCTGTTAAAGATAAAGATTGGGTAATAGTAGGTGGAACAGAAAAACTATTATTAGAAAAAAAATTTCGACAAGTTGGAAAAGATTTTCCAGTTTTTTTACATCCAGAAACAAATGAAGAATATGCTTTAGCAAGAAAAGAACGAAAATCTGGAAAAGGATACACTGGTTTTGATACTGATTATAATTCTAATATTACTCTAGAAGATGATTTAATCAGACGAGATTTAACCATGAATGCTATTGCTCAAGATGAATATGGTAATTATATTGATCCTTTTGAAGGGAAAAAAGATATTAAATGTAGACTGATACGACATGTATCAGAATCTTTTATAGAGGATCCTCTTCGAGTTTTGCGTACAGCTAGATTTGCTGCATCATTAGTTCATTTAGGCTTTACCATTGCAAAAGAAACTATGATTTTAATGCAAACTATAGTGAAAAAAAAAGAATTATTATATTTAACTGCTAATAGAATATGGAATGAAACAGAAAAGGCTTTTAAAACATCTCATCCTCATGTATATTTTCAAGTATTATATCAATGTAATGCATTACATTTTTTTTTTCCAAGTATACAATTTATATATGAAAAAAATTTTTTTTTAGACTTTAATTATTTTAAACCATTATATAATCAATATTCAGTATTAATGAGGTTAGCGAAAATATCAATGGAATATAAAGATATTGATATTCGTTTTGCTTGTTTATGTCAATTTATATCAGTGTATAATAGTATATATAAAAAATTTTCAAATATTTTTTTTGATGTATCTTCCGCTTCAATTGTACTTAATATATGTAAACGTTTTCATATTCCGTCTTATATTAGAGAAATAGCAGTATTACATACAGGTTTTTATTATTTTTTAAATACAATTTATTATCAAAAAACTGAAAGTATTATAAATTTTTTTTCAAAAATTGATGCTTGGAGAAAACCTGAACGTGTTGAAAAAATAGCAATTTTAACTAATTTTAATTTTTTGTATCAATTAGAAACACAAAATTCTGATATTCTGCCAGGATTATTTTTAAAACAATGTTTTTCTATCGTAAGAAATATTTCTGTTCAATCTATTTTAAAAAAAGATTTCCAAGGATCTCAAATTAAAGAAGAATTAATGCGTTTAAGAATTAAAAAATTAGAACTTTGGCGCTATAAAATAAATAAAGTATATTTTTTTAAAGTTAAAATTTTTTAAATTAATTTTTTATAACAAAATAAATTAATCCAGATATTATCAAACGATATATTCCAAAAAATATTAGCGATGTTTTATTTAATATTTTTAATAGACATCTAATACACAGAAAAGAAACTAAAAAAGAAATTAAGCATCCTATAAACAATATTGGAATATCTGATATTTTAATATTCGCTATATTATTTAATAATTCAAAAAAAGATGCTCCTATTAATAATGGAATAGATATTATAAAAGAAAATTCTATTGCAACTGATTTTTTGATACCTAATAGAATAGCAGTTGCTATAGTAGATCCAGATCTTGAAAAACCAGGATATAAAGAAAAAATTTGAAATAATCCAATGATAATTGCTTGTCGTAAACTAATATTTTTAATATGATCTATTGTATGTTTTTTAGGTTGAAATATTTCAGAAAATATTAAAAATATTCCACCTAATATTAATGAAAATATAACATTTTCTAGATAAAATAATTGTTTAATTTGATGATAAAATATCAATCCAAATAATATTGTTGGTAAAATTGATAAAATAATATGTATATTTTTTGTTTTTTTTTTTGTTTTTGTGTGTTTGATTATATTAAAAATTGTATGTCGAAAAAAATATAATGTAGATAATGTAGAACCAAATTGGATAAATATTTCTAATATTTTTATTTTGTTATTTTCTATTTGTAAATAATGAGAAGCAATAATCATATGTCCTGTCGAAGAAATAGGAAGAAATTCTGTAATTCCTTCTATTATACCGATAATAATTGAAGTAATAACTTGATATAAATTAAGCATTTTTTTCCTGTGAAAATATTTGATATCAATAGTATTATAATTGTAATATTTATATAAAATAATAAAACGGTACTAAATAACAGCACCGTTTTTTTATATTCAAAATTAATTGTATAAAGATATAATAATTGTTTTCCCAGCAATAATGGTACCAGATGACTTTTCTATTTTTTTAAAATTTTCCATATTAGATATTATAACAGGAGTGAAAACAGACTTAGCATTATTTTTTAAAAAATCTAAATCAAATGTAATAATTTCATCTCCTATTTTTACTTTTTGGTTATCCTTAGCTTTTGTTTTAAATCCTTCTCCTTTTAATTGAACTGTATCAATACCAAAATGGACAAACAATTCTACATTATCTTCTGAAATAATTGAAAAAGCATGTTTACTTTCAAATATTTTACCAATAGTTCCATTCACTGGTGCAAGTATCTGATTTCCCGATGGTTTAATAGCAATTCCGTCACCTACAATTTTTTTAGAAAAAACAGGATCTGGTATATCTTCTAGTTTTATAATATCACCTGATAAAGGTGCAAAAATTTCTATTTTTTTAGAAAAATTGCTTTTTTTACTATTAAAAAAATCAGAAAAGAAACTCATTTTTTTTCTACCTTTTATAATTAATAAACATTTCTAATAAATTGAGTATTTCCTTAGTTGTTGATAATGTTAATGCTTTTTTTGCTAATTCTTGAGCTTGATTAAAAGATATTTTTCGAATAATTTTTTTAATTTTTGGAATGCTTATTGAGCTCATACTAAATTCATCTAATCCCAATCCTAATAAAAGAACAGTAGCACGTTCATCTCCCGCAAGTTCTCCGCACATACCAGTCCATTTTCCATGTGCATGTGAAATATTTATAACTTTTTGAATGAGTTTTAAAACAGCTGGATGCATAGGATTATAAAGATGTGAAATTAATTTATTTCCTCTATCAACAGCTAAAGTGTATTGTGTTAGATCATTAGTACCAATACTAAAAAAATCTACTTCTTTAATTAAATGTTCTGCGATAATAGCTGAAGATGGAGTTTCTATCATAATGCCAATTTTAATATTTTTATCAAATAATATTTTATTTTTATTTAATTGAGTTTGTAATTTTATAATCTCTAATTTTAATAATTTAATTTCTTCTACAGATATTATCATAGGAAATAAAATATGTATTTTACCAAATGCAGAAGCTCGAAGAATCGCATTTAATTGTGTATGTAATATCTCTTTACGATCTATTGAAATACGTATAGCGCGCCATCCTAAAAAAGGATTTTCTTCTTTTGGTAAGTTCATATAAGGTAAATCTTTATCACCTCCAATATCTAGAGTTCTAATGATTACAGATTTATTTTGCATTAATTCTGCAATTGTTTTATATGCTATAAATTGTTCGTTTTCAGTAGGTAAAGAATTGCGACCCATAAACAAAAATTCAGTACGATATAAACCAATACATTCTGCGCCATATTTTTTTGCAGAATGAATTTCTTTAAGATTACCAATATTAGAACCAATTTTCACACTATGACCATCGATAGTAGTAGCATGTAAATTCTTTAAAATTATTAATTGATTTTTTTTTAATAAATAATTTTCTTGTATTGTTTTTTTTTGATCAATTAGTTCATTAGATGGATTAATAAAAATTTTATTATTAATAGAATCTAAAATAATATTATCATTATTTTTTACTAACTTTGTAATGTTTCCTGTTCCTACAATCGCAGGAATTTCTAAAGATCTTGCCATAATAGATGTATGTGAGGTTTTACCTCCTAAGTCAGTAATAAATCCTAAAATATATTTAAGATTAATTTGTGCTGTTTCAGATGGAGTTAAATCTCGTGCGATTAAAATCACTTTTTTATTAATATTATTTAAATCAATAATATTAAGGTTAAGTATATTTTTTAATAAACGATTTCCGATATCTCTTACATCAATTGCTCTATTTTTTAAATATTCGTCTTTGAGTTTTTCTAATGCTTGAGCTTGTCCTTCAATAATCATTTCGGTAGCAGCTGCAGCAGATATTTTTTTTTCTTTGATCAAAAATATTATTTCTTGTTCTAATTCTTCATCTTCTAAGAGCATGATATGCCCTTCAAAAATACTCTCTTTTTGTTCGCCTAATTGTTTTCTAGTCTTAATTTTAATGTCTGTTAATTGTTGTATTGATTTTTTTCTACCTATAAAGAATTTTTCTATTTCTTGTTTAATATTATTAATATTAATTAAATTCCGGTTAATAACAATTTTTTCTTCTTTTAACAAAAGAGCTTTTCCAAAAGCTATACCCGGTGATGCTAAAATGCCTGAAATCATAACATTACCTTTAATAATAAATTTTGTCTATTCAGCAATAACAAATGACGTGTCAGGCAAATATATACTTTTATAAATTTATTAGAAGAAATATGCGCATTACATCTAATATTATTAGAAAATTTATAAATATGTTTTAATTATATATTATTCTAGTTCTGTCATTATTGCAGATAAATGTTCAATAGCTTTTTTTTCATCTTCACCTTCAGCTAAAAGTGTAATTAAGCTACCTTGAATTAAACCTAATGTTTGAATTTTGAATAAACTTTTTGCATTTACTGATTTACCATTATAAATAATAGAAATTTCAGAAATAAATTTTTTTGCTTCTTTTACAAATTGCGCAGCTGGACGAGTATGCAATCCATGTGGAGCAGTGATTTTCACTTCATTTTTAACCATTTCTTTTCCCTTAATAATATTATGTGAAATAATTTTTTAATATTGTTTAAATTTTTTATTTTTTTGTAAAACATAAAATATATTTTTTATAACAAAAAAATAAGATTGTTAAGAATTTTTATTTTATAATAGTTATTATAATAATTTAGTTGATGATTTGAATTTAATTAGAAAATAATTCTGTACTTAAATAACGTTCTCCTGAAGATGGTAAAATCACAACTATTTTTTTATTCGAAAATATTTTTTGTTTTTGTATTTTTATAGCTGCACATAAAGCAGCACCAGAAGAAATTCCTGCTAGTATTCCTTCTTTTTTCATTAATTTTTTAGCCATTATGATTGATTCTTGACTAGAAACAGTAACGACTTTATCAATTAATGTTAAGTCTAAATTTTTAGGAATAAATCCAGCACCAATACCTTGTATTTTATGTGGTCCAGGTTGTATTTCTTCCCCTTTTAAAAATTGTGTAATTACGGGTGATTCAGAAGGTTCAACAGCAATACTAATAAAATCTTTCTTTTTTTTAGTAATTTTTATATATCTTGTGATTCCTGTAATAGTACCTCCTGTACCTACAGCAGAAATTAAAATATCTACCTTCCCTTCAGTATCAAGCCAAATTTCTGGTCCAGTAGTTTTTTCGTGAATTTGAGGATTAGCAGGATTTTCAAATTGTTTTAATAAAAGATATTTTTTTTGATTAGACAAAGCTATCTCATTAGCTTGAGAAACAGCTTGTTTCATTCCGTATTTTCCATCTGTTAGTATTAATTTTGCTCCTAGTGCTGTTAGCAATTTTCTTCTTTCAATAGACATTGTATCAGGCATAATTAGAGTTAACTTATAATTTCTTGAAGCAGCAACATAAGCTAAGGCGATTCCTGTGTTTCCGCTTGTCGCTTCTATTAATTCTATATTTTTATTTAGTGTTCCATTGTGTTCTGCGGCCCATATCATATTAGCACCAATTCTACATTTCACACTAAAACTTGGGTTTCTTGATTCTATTTTTACTAAAATATTTCCTTTTCCTATTGTTCTTAAACGAACTAATGGCGTATTACCAATAGTAAAAGAATTATCTTGATATATTTTACTCATATGATTCCTTGTTTTTGTTTAATTATACTTATTTTATAATTTTCAAAAATTTCAAATTTATTATAAGTAAAAATTATAATATAAAAAATATTTTAAAATACTAATATTATTAATTTATAATTTTTGAGATAATTTATTACATTTTAATTATTTTTATAATAAATTTATGACATCTTTAAAAAAAAAAATTAATAAATTAAAAAAAAATATTTTACAATATGAATATTTTTATCATACTTTAGATCAACCAATTATTTCTGATGCAGAATATGATTATTTATTAGAAAAATTATATAATTTAGAATTAGAAAACAAAGAATTAATTACTTTAGATTCACCTACACAAAAAGTTGGCGCTAATTTATTATCCAGATTTAAAAAAAACCAACATTTCTCTCCTATGTTATCTTTAGAAAATACATTTGATATAAATGGATATTTAAATTTTAAGAAAAAAATTAAAAAATCTATTGGCATTAATAAAAAAATTATTTTTTGTTGTGAACTTAAAATAGATGGTATAGCTATTAGTATAATTTATGAAAGAGGAATATTAGTACGAGCTGTAACTCGAGGCGATGGTTTAAAAGGTGAAAATGTTACTCATAACGTTCGAATGATTCAATCAATACCTTTAAAATTAACTGGTTCTGATATACCTGAACGATTAGAAGTTCGAGGTGAAATATTTATGTTAAAATCTGATTTTATAAAATTAAATAAAGAATATAAAAAAAATTCAAATAAATGTTTTTCTAATCCTCGAAATGCAGCAGCCGGTTCATTACGTCATATTGATTCAAAAATAATATTTGAAAGAAAATTAATGTTTACATGTTACATGTGTATTTTTTTTCCAGATCTAACTCAAACATTGACTACTCATTATGAAAGACTTATGAAGTGTGAATATTGGGGTTTACCAGTTAATCCAGATATTATAGTTTGTATAAATAATAATGATATTTTTGATTTTTATAAGAAATTTGAAGAAAAAAGACGTATTCTCGATTTTGATATAGATGGTATTGTTATTAAAGTAAATTCGATAGAATTACAAAAAAAATTAGGATGTAATACAAAGTTCCCAAGATGGGCTATAGCATTGAAGTTTGTATCTGCAGAAAAAATTACATTATTAAAAGATGTTAAATTTCAAGTTGGAAGAACAGGTGCAATTACGCCCGTCGCTTATTTTGATGCTGTATGTATATCTGGTGTTATAATAAGAAAAGCGTCATTACATAATAAAAATGAAATAGAAAGATTAAATTTACACATAAATGATTCTATTATAATTTGTCGATCAGGTGATGTTATACCCAAAATATTAAGTGTTGTAGAAGCTTTACGTTCGAATCATGAGAAAAAAATTGTTTTTCCTAAATATTGTCCAGTATGTCAAAATAAATTATTAGAAAATTCAGAAGATAAAATAATTCGTTGTCATGCTGGCTGGGTATGTGCAGTTCAAAAAGAAAAAGCCTTAGAACATTTTTTTTCTAAAAAAGCTTTAAATGCTGTTGGATTAGGTCCAAAAATTATTCATGAACTAATTCAAAAAAAATATGTTAATAATCCTATAGATTTTTTTTATCTCACAGAAATAAATTTAATGCAATTAAATAATTTTGGACGTAAAAAAAGTCTAAAAATACTTGCTTCAATTCATTCATGTAAAAAAACTACGTTTAAACGTTTTATTTTTTCTTTAGGTATATCAAATGTAGGTGAAGTTATTGCTGAAAAACTTGCCAATCATTTTGTGAATTTAGAAGCATTAATGTATTCTGATATTTTAAAAATTAGTTTAATATCTGGAATAGGAAAGACTATTGCGCATAATATATATAATTATTTTTCTATAGTTTCTAATTGTAAGATGGTTAATAAGTTAATAAATGAAGTAGGTATTTTTTGGAATCATCAAGAAATTGATTCAATAGAAAATAAAAATTTATTTTTACTTGATAAAAAAATTGTTTTAACTGGTGTATTCAAAAATATTTCCAGAACAGAATTAAAGAAACTATTAATTCAGTTAGGAGCTAAAGTTTTAAATCATATCTCTAAAAATATTGATTTTTTAATTTGTGGGAAAAAATTTGGTTCTAAATTATATCAGGCTAAAAAATTTAAAATTTTAATTATTTATGAAGAAGATTTGTACAATTTTATTAATTTTAATCATAAAAAAATATAAAAAAATATTTTTGGGTCGTGCAGGATTTGAACCTGCGACCAATTGATTAAAAGTCAACTGCTCTACCAACTGAGCTAACGACCCTAAAAGATTTTTAACTATTTTTAGTTTATTAAACTAGTTTAATAAAATATATTTTAGTATATTTTGGTAGGTGATGACGGACTCGAACCGCCGACTTCCTCCGTGTAAAGGAGGAGCTCTACCAACTGAGCTAATCACCTGTTTAATAAAATATATTATTGACTATTGTAAAGCTAGGAGAATTATAGAGTCAATCTTTTTTTTAAAAAAAATATTTATTTGTTGTAAATTTAATCACAATAATTAAATTATATTCTTTTTTAAAAGTATATTAAAAAAATCTAATATTTAAAGAAATTTTTTATGTTTTTCTAAAATTTTTAAAATCAATATGAATTCTATAAGGTATTTATGATAATTAAAACTCGTTTTGCACCTAGTCCTACTGGAAATTTACATATTGGTAGTCTTCGTACTGCTTTATATTCTTGGTTATTTGCAAGACATCATAATGGAAAATTTATACTTCGTATAGAAGATACTGATCTTAATCGTTTGGATTCCATTTCAGTTAATTCTATTTTAAAGGGATTAAAATGGTTAGGTTTAAATTGGGACGAAGGGCCTTATTTTCAAACTAATAGATTAAATAGATATAAAGAAGTTATTTCTATGATGTTAGAAAAAGAAGATGCATACGTATGTATTTGTTCATCTGAAAAATTATTAGAAATAAAGAAGCAACAAATTCAAGAAGGATTAAAACCACGTTATCCTGGCATTTGTCGCAATTTAAAAATTAAGGATATATTCAATAAAAATTATGTCATACGATTTAAAAATCCACTTGTTGGTGAAGTTATATTTACAGATCAAGTTAGAGGCAAAATTATTTTTAAAAATACAGAATTAGATGATTTTATTATTCAACGTTCAAATGGTATGCCCACTTATAATTTTTGCGTTGTAATAGATGATGTAGATATGAAAATTACCCATATTATTCGTGGAGAAGATCATATTAATAATACACCACGTCAAATTAATGTGTTCAAATCTTTAGGTTTTAAAATACCTATTTATGCACATTTATCTATGATTTTAGATGAATCAGGACAAAAATTTTCTAAAAGAAACAATGCTTTAAATATATTAGAATACTATCAAAATGGTTTTTTACCTGAAGCGTTATTAAATTATATTATAAGATTAGGTTGGTCTCATGGTAATCAAGAAATTTTTAATAGAGAAGATATGATAAAATTATTTAACTTAAAATCTATTAGTAAATCTGCTAGTATTATAAATACTAAAAAACTTTTATGGATAAATAAATATTATATTAATAATTTATCATTAAATCATATTGCTCAATTACTTAATAATTATATGCAAAAAAAAGATATTAATATTGCTAATGGTCCTGATTTAAAAGCTTTATTAGAATTATTTCAAGGTCGTCATTGTACTTTAAAAGAAATGATGGAATCTTTTCGATGTTTTTATGAAGAGTGTATTATTTTTGATTTTAAAATAGCTAAAAAATATTTAATAGTAGAAAATTATTTTATTTTAGAAATATTTTATGAAAAAATAAACAATTTATCTTATTGGAAAAATAAATATATATTAATTATCATTAATGATATAGCAAAAAAAACGAATTTAGAAAGTAAAGAAATAAATATAATATTACGTTTTGTTGTTACAGGTAATTTGCATACTCCAAGTATAAGTTCTGTAATTTATTTGATTGGAAAACAAAAAACGTTATTAAGAACACAAAAAGCTATGAACTATATAAAAAATATGTAAAAAGTTGATCAATATCTTTTTAAAAATAATTGTCTATGATGATAACAATACTAAATATAAGTAAGATGATGCTTCATAAACCAAGTTTGAAATATATAAATTTAGAAAATAATATTGACAGAATTCACCTGTTTTTATATTGTAACATTTTGGGGCTATAGCTCATTTGGTAGAGCGCTTGCATGGCATGCAAGATGTCAGCGGTTCGATTCCGCTTAGCTCCAAGAAATTCTTGTAAATTTTTTAAAAAAATAAATTTTTTAATACTGTGCTATTTTATAAGCACAGTATAAAAAATTATATATTAATTAAACCTGTTGATTCATTATCTCTTGATAAGCTGATACGAATTTATTTCTTACTTGGACAGCTATTTGTGTAGCAATATAAGATTTGTCTAAATCAATCATGATATCATTAAGAGATATATGCGGTTTATTTAGTACAAATTCTTCATTATCAGTTTTTGCATTACGTTGAGTATCACTTACTTCTTTTAAAGCCCTTTTCATGTTTTTGAAAAAGTAGTCATTTTCTGCTTTTTTGCTTGAACTTGTTTCAAGCCAATTAAATGTAATTTTTTTAATATCTTGATTATTTATATTATTAATAAACATGGTCTTCCTCATATGTTAATACTTTATTTATACTTGTTCTTGAAATATTATCATAATATCTCTTGAAAGATATCAAAAAAAATATCTTTTTTGATATATTATTAAATAGTATTTTTAAAAGTATTTATTTTATAAAAATATTTTGTATTTATATTCACTTTTGAAATAGTCAGTTAATTATTTCATTTTTATTAAATTATATTTAGGACTAACTATTTAGATAGGAAGATTTCATGAATTTTAGCACTATAGAAGATTCGTTTTTAAAAAAGAAAAACAAATTTAGTAATTTTGCATCTCGATTTTTAAAAAATTCTCGTATTTTAATTATTTTATTAACAGCTACCGTAATTACTGCTGTCTCTGTTTCAATATGGATTAAATCTCCTGATTATGAAGTTTTATATAATAATTTGTCTAATGAAGATAGTGGAGCTATTATTAATGAGTTAAATAAAATTCAAATGCCTTATCAGTTTACTGATATTGCAGGTCAAATATCTGTTCCTAAAAATAAAATTTATGAAGCTCGTTTGCATCTGGCAGAAAATAATCTTCCTAAAAATAGAGGAGTAGGTTTTGAATTATTAGATCAATCAAAATTTGGGATTAGTCAATTTCATGAAAAAATAAATTATCAACGAGCTTTAGAAGGAGAATTAGCTAGAACTATACAAAGAATTCAAGTTATAAAAAATGCTAGAATACATATAACTTTTCCTGAATCATCATTATTTTTACAAAATAAAAAATCATCATCTGCTTCAGTTATTGTCGAACTTCAAATAGGGTATAAATTAAATGCAGGACAAATTAATGCTATATTACATTTGATATCTAATAGTGTATCTAATTTACCAATAAAAAATATTACTATAGTAGATCAATTAGGTACATTGTTAAATCAAAGTTCTTTTGAATATGATCAAGAAAATAATATAAAATTGAAATATACTAAAGATATTGAAAACCGTTATATAAATAGAATAAAAAATATTTTAGAACCATTAGTCGGAAAAGGTAATGTTTACGCTGAAGTTACAGCGCAAATTGATTTTAATGCACAAGAAAAAACACAAGAACAATATTCACCAAATACTAATCATAAAAATCAAGCTATAAGATCTCATCAAACAAGTGTGCATGATCAGACAAAAAAAGTCGATGTACCTAATGCTTTTTCTAATTCTAATAATAATTTAGGTTTTAATCAGGAGACACATAATAAAAAAGAATTAAATTCTAAAAGTAATAATGTTAAAAATGAACATACACCTGTTGATAAAACAGTGACTCGAGATAATACAATAAATTATGAATTAAATCATAGTATTTTACATACTAAAATGAATATTGGAGAGATAAAAAGATTATCAGCAGCAGTAATTGTTAATTTTATTAAAGATGAAAATGGTAAAACAATACCTTTTACGCCAGAAAAAATAAAAAATTTTGAAAAATTAACTCGTGAAGTAATAGGATATTCTGCATTGAGAGGAGATAGTATTCAAATTGTGAATGCATCATTTTTTAAGCATAAAAATAAATTTCCAGTACAAGTAAATCATGTTCAAAAAGTTGAATCCACAGATCATTTTTTTGTTTTTGCACCATGGATTTTTTCATTTTTATTTTTAATATTTTTATTAAAAAAATATATTTTCCCTGATTCTAAAAAAAATGATTTTAAAAACATAAGCATTTCTGAAGAAAACAAAAATATAAAAAAAACTAATGATTTAGAACAAGATATGTTTCAATTTGATATACAAAAAAATAATAACTTAGACAAGTTAATTCATCAGATTGGTAATATATCTAATCAAAATCCACGTACTATCGCATTAATTATTCGTGAATGGATGAGTGATAAAATATGATTTTAAATGGTACTGAGAAAAGTGCATTATTATTAATGACAATAGGAGCTAAGCAAGCAGGAGAAATATTAAAAAACTTGACTCCTGTTGAAGTGCAAGAATTAATTATTTCGATGATTAATATTAAGAGCGTTTCTAATAAAAAATTGCAGGAAATTCTTGCAGAATGTTATAATCTTGCTATAAAA
Encoded proteins:
- the rfaE1 gene encoding D-glycero-beta-D-manno-heptose-7-phosphate kinase; amino-acid sequence: MKKKLINFNNSLILVVGDLILDCYWYSKNHCKLLENNTPIIPIKKIKEQPGGAANVAKNIAEIGGFCKIIGFIGMDYEGLILKRLLNHIKIYYDLISIKNNKTITKIRILSDEKQLLRVDLQEQYFTNDIDILHQKILDSLSKYKILVLSDYAKGTLKNIKQIIHFTKKMSIPILIDPKGLNFDKYSGASLLTPNLSEFEKIVGKCHQENDILEKGKQLLSKLKLSALLVTRSKNGMTLFQKQKKPIHFPASSKKAYDVIGAGDTVIAIIATALASGYSLEEACFYANLSAGIVIKKIGTETITINELNMVLNRQLK
- a CDS encoding tRNA CCA-pyrophosphorylase; amino-acid sequence: MKIYLVGGAVRDSLLNLPVKDKDWVIVGGTEKLLLEKKFRQVGKDFPVFLHPETNEEYALARKERKSGKGYTGFDTDYNSNITLEDDLIRRDLTMNAIAQDEYGNYIDPFEGKKDIKCRLIRHVSESFIEDPLRVLRTARFAASLVHLGFTIAKETMILMQTIVKKKELLYLTANRIWNETEKAFKTSHPHVYFQVLYQCNALHFFFPSIQFIYEKNFFLDFNYFKPLYNQYSVLMRLAKISMEYKDIDIRFACLCQFISVYNSIYKKFSNIFFDVSSASIVLNICKRFHIPSYIREIAVLHTGFYYFLNTIYYQKTESIINFFSKIDAWRKPERVEKIAILTNFNFLYQLETQNSDILPGLFLKQCFSIVRNISVQSILKKDFQGSQIKEELMRLRIKKLELWRYKINKVYFFKVKIF
- a CDS encoding undecaprenyl-diphosphate phosphatase, whose protein sequence is MLNLYQVITSIIIGIIEGITEFLPISSTGHMIIASHYLQIENNKIKILEIFIQFGSTLSTLYFFRHTIFNIIKHTKTKKKTKNIHIILSILPTILFGLIFYHQIKQLFYLENVIFSLILGGIFLIFSEIFQPKKHTIDHIKNISLRQAIIIGLFQIFSLYPGFSRSGSTIATAILLGIKKSVAIEFSFIISIPLLIGASFFELLNNIANIKISDIPILFIGCLISFLVSFLCIRCLLKILNKTSLIFFGIYRLIISGLIYFVIKN
- the crr gene encoding PTS glucose transporter subunit IIA, which gives rise to MSFFSDFFNSKKSNFSKKIEIFAPLSGDIIKLEDIPDPVFSKKIVGDGIAIKPSGNQILAPVNGTIGKIFESKHAFSIISEDNVELFVHFGIDTVQLKGEGFKTKAKDNQKVKIGDEIITFDLDFLKNNAKSVFTPVIISNMENFKKIEKSSGTIIAGKTIIISLYN
- the ptsI gene encoding phosphoenolpyruvate-protein phosphotransferase PtsI, producing MISGILASPGIAFGKALLLKEEKIVINRNLININNIKQEIEKFFIGRKKSIQQLTDIKIKTRKQLGEQKESIFEGHIMLLEDEELEQEIIFLIKEKKISAAAATEMIIEGQAQALEKLKDEYLKNRAIDVRDIGNRLLKNILNLNIIDLNNINKKVILIARDLTPSETAQINLKYILGFITDLGGKTSHTSIMARSLEIPAIVGTGNITKLVKNNDNIILDSINNKIFINPSNELIDQKKTIQENYLLKKNQLIILKNLHATTIDGHSVKIGSNIGNLKEIHSAKKYGAECIGLYRTEFLFMGRNSLPTENEQFIAYKTIAELMQNKSVIIRTLDIGGDKDLPYMNLPKEENPFLGWRAIRISIDRKEILHTQLNAILRASAFGKIHILFPMIISVEEIKLLKLEIIKLQTQLNKNKILFDKNIKIGIMIETPSSAIIAEHLIKEVDFFSIGTNDLTQYTLAVDRGNKLISHLYNPMHPAVLKLIQKVINISHAHGKWTGMCGELAGDERATVLLLGLGLDEFSMSSISIPKIKKIIRKISFNQAQELAKKALTLSTTKEILNLLEMFINYKR
- a CDS encoding HPr family phosphocarrier protein, producing MVKNEVKITAPHGLHTRPAAQFVKEAKKFISEISIIYNGKSVNAKSLFKIQTLGLIQGSLITLLAEGEDEKKAIEHLSAIMTELE
- the cysK gene encoding cysteine synthase A, producing the protein MSKIYQDNSFTIGNTPLVRLRTIGKGNILVKIESRNPSFSVKCRIGANMIWAAEHNGTLNKNIELIEATSGNTGIALAYVAASRNYKLTLIMPDTMSIERRKLLTALGAKLILTDGKYGMKQAVSQANEIALSNQKKYLLLKQFENPANPQIHEKTTGPEIWLDTEGKVDILISAVGTGGTITGITRYIKITKKKKDFISIAVEPSESPVITQFLKGEEIQPGPHKIQGIGAGFIPKNLDLTLIDKVVTVSSQESIIMAKKLMKKEGILAGISSGAALCAAIKIQKQKIFSNKKIVVILPSSGERYLSTELFSN